In Dermacentor andersoni chromosome 4, qqDerAnde1_hic_scaffold, whole genome shotgun sequence, the following proteins share a genomic window:
- the LOC140217280 gene encoding uncharacterized protein — protein MLSAGNSVSAPGRGSSTPFLNEDASYKVVLPRLPTGNDVLNSVFLHADLSGRPYRAPDFRDALLEVVNTSDIVGVGQYQMSHVWMVTCASSAAKQTLVACGELRVKGLKCMVIDPETKNIKLKLLWLPPHLEPRRVEEAFQSYGQVKSVEREVWRCTGMEQWVTTNREVSLVLKDTITVSSIPHIMSIYGHQCLVLIPGRPPLCLRCKRVGHVRRQCRTPRCLQCRRFGHSADACVSTYANKLRSGQYNADEPQLDHLMDSTEVVDATGETTGGIRDEDQKSLKPTPSSHNSPSNTSEATGEDDSKIFRISYVSARTTHSCWCLAEHRSASGVTAPVIYGASAAFHVAGSVVASATKIPSACEVTRM, from the exons ATGCTCTCTGCTGGAAACAGCGTATCGGCCCCAGGCCGAGGATCGTCGACCCCGTTTTTGAACGAAGATGCAAGTTACAAAGTTGTCCTCCCGCGTCTACCAACCGGTAACGACGTTTTGAATTCTGTCTTCCTTCATGCGGACTTGAGTGGCAGACCATACCGTGCTCCTGACTTCCGAGACGCTCTGCTTGAGGTAGTGAATACTTCAGATATTGTAGGTGTCGGACAGTATCAAATGAGCCATGTATGGATGGTTACTTGCGCTAGTAGTGCGGCAAAACAAACTCTCGTCGCTTGTGGTGAGCTCCGTGTCAAAGGGCTGAAGTGCATGGTGATAGATCCGGAGACTAAAAACATCAAGCTTAAATTACTATGGCTTCCACCTCACCTTGAACCACGACGCGTTGAAGAGGCGTTCCAGAGCTATGGTCAGGTGAAGTCGGTGGAGAGAGAAGTATGGAGGTGCACTGGTATGGAACAGTGGGTGACAACAAACCGGGAGGTTTCCTTGGTGCTCAAGGACACTATCACCGTAAGCTCAATACCGCACATTATGTCCATTTATGGACATCAGTGCCTCGTACTTATCCCCGGTAGGCCTCCGCTGTGCCTTCGTTGCAAGCGTGTGGGACACGTTCGTCGACAATGCAGAACACCGAGATGCTTACAGTGCCGCCGATTTGGTCACTCAGCGGACGCCTGCGTGTCCACATACGCCAATAAGCTTCGTTCTGGGCAATATAACGCAGACGAGCCACAACTGGACCATCTCATGGATTCTACAGAGGTAGTAGATGCCACCGGAGAGACTACAGGTGGCATTAGGGACGAAGACCAGAAGTCCTTGAAGCCAACGCCAAGCAGTCACAACAGCCCAAGTAATACTAGCGAGGCTACAGGCGAGGATGACTCA AAGATCTTCCGCATCAGCTACGTGTCGGCGAGGACCACGCACTCGTGTTGGTGCCTGGCAGAGCACCGCTCTGCCTCCGGTGTCACGGCACCGGTCATATACGGCGCGAGTGCCGCGTTCCACGTTGCGGGATCTGTCGTCGCTTCGGCCACGAAGATACCCAGTGCGTGCGAAGTTACGCGAATGTGA